From the Corticium candelabrum chromosome 2, ooCorCand1.1, whole genome shotgun sequence genome, one window contains:
- the LOC134198428 gene encoding uncharacterized protein LOC134198428, which produces MNKSNSVGRIWNLNSPGMFSIQEWERDYSSHLADTPSFNDVNKPTLSPLTTTTNKAKAKTNSWRPVASAQTKTHDSANCTDIPWHAFVWDRRVCKTRCDAVAIHDFWLLTSARCVSHYTSTPRRLVISLGVSNAGQMRKSSQARSIVLHPQWKARSDGEGVAWHGTSEDEDI; this is translated from the exons ATGAATAAAAGCAATTCAGTTGGAAGAATTTGGAATCTAAACAGTCCTGGAATGTTCAGTATACAG GAATGGGAAAGAGACTATTCTAGCCATCTTGCTGACACTCCTTCCTTTAACGATGTGAACAAACCTACTCTTAGCCCTCTTACAACCACAACTAACAAAGCAAAAGCCAAAACAAATTCCTGGAGACCTGTTGCTTCTGCTCAAACGAAGACACACGATTCTGCCAACTGCACAGACATTCCATGGCATGCATTCGTTTGGGATCGCCGAGTCTGCAAGACACGGTGCGACGCGGTTGCAATTCATGACTTCTGGCTTCTGACATCGGCCCGCTGTGTTAGTCACTACACAAGCACACCAAGACGTCTAGTAATCAGCTTGGGAGTCAGCAATGCTGGACAGATGAGGAAGTCCTCTCAAGCACGATCCATTGTTTTACATCCACAGTGGAAAGCTCGATCAGACGGGGAAGGTGTGGCATGGCATGGCACTagtgaagatgaagacatCTAA